The stretch of DNA GTTTGATCCGTGTTCCATCTGTGGCTAAAAAATCGTCGTTTTGGTTGCGGCTCCGCCGCGCTGGGTGATCGTAGGACTGCCCCGCAGCGGTGCTAACGCGGTTTGCTCGGCATGTGTCCCATGACGGCGTCCTCACGCGAGGCATGATTGGGAAAGCGATCGCCAAGTCCCATGCGGCGGAGCACGCTATGGTTGTCATCCGAGAGACCACACAGCCGCAGGGTGCCCCCTTCGAGGTTGGCTCGTTTGTGCAGCAAGATGAGCTGGCCAATCAAATAGCTGGTCATCCAGACGGGGTTGGCGACTTCAAGGATGAATCGTTGGATCTGTTGCTGCTCCCCAAGACTCCACAGCGATTCAGCGAGGGGAGGCAGGACGCTCTCGGTGCCGATTTTTTCGATCCGCACAAAGATCCAATCGGTGCTGTTCTCTACCTGCAATTGCCAACCGGTTGCCAATTCCAACATGCCTGTCGCCTCCTGAGAGTTCGAAGACGGTCAACGAGCGCTCCCCCCGTTTATTTTTACGTTACCGCTTCGGCGTTCGGGTATCAAGCAAATTCCGTGACCGACCGCTGAAGTGTCGCGTGACGGTCCATTCTGTCCGTTATAGCTTCGCCAGACGTTCCAGGCTGGAATTCACGCTCGAACTTGCTATCGTCAAGACCACTAAAATGTGACATTGACCAGCAAAATAAAGGATTGTCAGCCGTGGATGTTTTCCTCCCTTTTGTTTCACTGGTGTTCCTCAGCGCGGGATTGGGGATCGATAATGGGTTATTGATCGAGTTTTCGCTCAAAACACTCAATTTGGAGCCGCGCAAACATCTGATCTGGCGCTCCGTCGCGCTGCTGATGGCGGCGTTGTTGCGGATTGTGTTCCTGTTCAGCTTATCTCGGCTGTCGTTTTTAGAACGCCCGCTGCCCGACTACGCTTGGTTACCCAACCGCTGGTTCAGCGCGCATGCCGATGAACTGACTTGGATGAGCCTCGTGCTATTCGCCGGGGGACTGATCATTCTCTTCATGGCCGTCTGGGAGTATTATCACAAACTCCGCGCCGAAATGGATGGTCCCCATCACGGGGAGACAGCGACTGAAACCGGCACAGGGCGCATGCTTGCGGTCGTCTTTTATTTGGCAAGCATGAACATCCTGTTCAGCCTCGATTCGGTGTTTGCCGCCGTGGCGATCATGGATCTCGACACGCAATTCGGCTGGATGGTGGCGGCCATCCTGCTCGCTTCATTGGTCATGGTGTTTGGCATGATCCCAATCAGCGCCATCATCGCCAAGAACAAACACTTTGGCGTGCTGATGCTGTCGATCCTGGCAGTGATTGCGACCAAACTGCTAGTCGACGGCACAGGCGCGCACTTTTCCAACGGCCTGCTGATTTTTATCATCGGGATCTTGTTACTCAACGACGCAGCACAAGCGGTGATTGACCGCGCGGCGGCGAAGCGGAAATTGCGAATGGCGGCGCGGCAGAAGTAGAGCCACAGGAATCTCGCGTCTCACGCGATTGCTTTTTGTACCGACGTCCGCATTTTTTCCAGGCCGGTTTGGGCGACGGTCAGTGCGTCCTGTTTCCAGTAGTCGCGGTTGAATAATTCCAACGACAGCGTGCCGCGGAAGCCGGAGTTGTAGATGGTTTGGTATATTTCAGTCAGCGGGGCGATGCCGTCGCCGGGGTAGACGCGGTGCGAATCGTTGATCGTTTCGCGAGGCGGGTCTGCTGGGTAGTCGTTGGCGTGGAACACGTGAATCGAATTGCCGGCCACCATTTGCAGGCCGCCGAAATCCGATCCCCCTTTGTAAACGTGATACACGTCCGGCAACAAACAGGCGTTTGGATGGCCGCTTTCGATGGCGACGAAAACCGCTTCGCCTAATCGCGCGAGTGATTTGGAAAAGCCCCAGACCTCGACCTGCGGGACAATTCCCATTTGGTCGCCCAGCTCCAACAACGCTCGGTAGCGCTGGGCTGCTTTGAACAGATCCAGGTCAGCTTGGTCGGTCGCGCCGGCGGGAGGGGCGGCGATGCGGGTGCCGCCGATTTGTGCCAGTGCATCCATGTTGCGTTTGGCCTCTTCCAATGCTTGGGCACGTTTCGCGTCGTCGTCGACGATCCAGTTGGCAAAGGCGATCGCACTATCGACCGTCAGCCCCAGGTCGGAGATGCGTTTGCCGAGGTCCTTGAGCGAGCCGCCTTCTTTCACGTACGCATCGATTTTTCGCGACCAAGGTTCGACACCGTCGTAACCTGCTTTGGCAGCCGTTTCGATTTCCTCGACCAACGTCAAGTTTTGACCGCGAATCGTGCCCATGTTCAGGCAATACCGAAACGGTTCGGACTTCGGCCGAGCATCGGCATCCGCAGCGGGTGTCGGCGTGGGGGCAGCCAGCATCAACCCGGCCCCAGCAGCCGCCATGGAAGAAGTCAGTAATGAGCGTCGCGAAATGTTGTCGGTCATGGTGGCGGTTTCTTTGTGAGTTTGTCGGGAATGTCTTTGCTGGGAGTGCTTCAAGCGGCGTCTTCTTTATTGTAAACTAAAACCGCTGCTGGACTGAATCGCCCCCGATTTATTTTTCTATGGCTTAGTAGTGCGAAGGGCTTTTAAACCCGCTCAACGACGACCGTAGGGGGGCAATTTGTCGTGTTTTTGGAAAAAGTCTCACGCAAAGCCGCAAAGCTCGCAAAGAAAGACGCAGGGGAAATTCATGTTTCAATGTTGCCAGTGTGGCGGGGAAAATGTCATTCCGGAAAATCTTTTTAGTGCGCTGGGCGAGTTATACGAAGGCCGACTGCAACTGGTTCGATGCCGCAATTCTCTTGGCGGCCTTTGCGGCTTTGCGTGAGGCTTCTTTTTTTCGAATCGCAGGAATCGTTTGCGGGGCGACTATCGTTGACGATGGCCCTCGTTCGTACGACCTAGAAAGGTGCGTCGCGACGCACGCTACGATGCTGGGGTACGTTATTTGGCTCGTTGCATGAAGCGTAACCATTCTTGTTCGAGCTTGTTCAAATCTTCGCCGAAGGCCGATTGGAATTCCGCGATCCGTTCTTGGGGCGTGCCGAATCGGAGCGGTTTCTTGGCGGCCAATGTTTTTAAATAGTCGGCATAATCGTCGCCGCGCGTCTTGAGCAGGAAGTAGCTAAGCGCCCAGCTTTCCGCATAGGCGTCCTCAGCGGTTTGAGCATCCAGCAGGCGGGCATCGGATTCGATCAGTGTTCGTAGCGAATCAGCTGTGCGGCGGCGGCCGAATTGTTTGAAGCGATTCATCCGCACGGAGTTGAGTTTGCCGATCGTTTTCCATCCCGACCGACTCCGCAGGTCGGGGGTTTCGAAAAACATGGCCATCCCTTCCGTGAACCACAAGGGATTATCGGCGTAGCGCGTATGCAATCCGCAATTGAATGCGATCTGGTGTGTTGCCTCATGGACGACCGTTGCCGTGTTGAAGGGCGTGCGTGCCATACGCCGGTTGATCTCCGCCACGTTGCGTGCTGCGCGGTTTTGTTTCATTTTCGAGAGATCATACAGCACCACACGGTTTGTCTTGAGTGAATAGTATCCCTTAGCCGTTGCGGTCTCCGGTCCGGCGTCGGCGGTTGCGAAGGCGGCGAAGTCGCGTTGGTTGGCGAAGACGATGGCCGTTAAAGGAAACTGCGGTTCGGTGAATTCAAAATTGCGCCGCGACCAATAGTTCTCGAATCCCGCATACAATCGTTCCAACAATCCACCACACCAATCGGCATAGGCTGCGCCGGCATCGGAACAGATGAGGTAATGTTTGGTCCGCGTGATTTCGAATCGGTCGCCGAACTCTTGTTTGAGTTGCGCGCCCAGTTCCTCTGCTGTGAGCGGTCGAAATGGTTCGTCCCGTTTCTCACGCTCGACGATTTGTTCAGCGGCGATAGCGGCAATCGCCCCGTCGGCGGACTGCAACATCACGCCTCCGTCGGCCGCTTCGACGAGGATCCGTCCGGTGACAGCGTGCTGTTGTTGCTGTTCATCACGAAAAACGACCTGTTCGACCGTCTCGGCGAATAATGGTGGCAAGGCGACGGCGAGCACGATGCAGGTTACAGAGCAGCAGATTCGTATGTGACGTGTGATGGCGCGCATTCATTTCCCCGTTACAGGGATTTTGATTTTGGGAATCTCGATCGTGCCCCACCACTGATCGTTGTTTGCTTTGGCAATGTCAAACTTGGCATGCAAATAATAGGTCCCCGTGATGCCTTGCGGAAAACTCCAGTTTGATTTCGGCCCCAGATCGAGATGGGCAGCGGCACCGGGCCGGATTCCCGCTCCGCGTGCGGAGATGTTGAAACGCAATGTACTGTCATGCGGCAAACGGGTCATCCCTAAGGGAACCGTCATCCCGTCGAATGGACCGTTGGAGGGGGGGACGGTTTTTCCGTCGGCGTTTGTGACGGTGAATTGAATCGTTTCCGGATCGAGCGGAATTTCCATGACATTCACAACACCAGCCACGTTGCGAAGTTCCAAGTAGGTCGACAAAATCGGCGTGCCGGCGACGACTTCTTTACTAGTAACACTCAGGCGGGCTTGCAGTCCATGGACCGGTTGGGACCAAGCAGTGGCGTCGTTGGCCGCAGCTGTGTCCCAGGCGAGGAAGCGTCCGTACTTGGCTGGCAACGCTCCCGTTCCCCCTGCTTGCGCACCGGCCTGCCAGCCTTCGATCCATCCGCGAATCACGGGACCATTCCAGTCGTTGGGATTCGTCGGACAGGCGAAATGGTTTTGCGGACCTTCTGCCCAAAAATAACCACTGCGATATCCACTCAAATACATCTCACGTCGTTTCTCGACGGTGTCAAACGGCGTCTTTCCCGGCACCGGGATCGCCGCAAAGCGTTTGTGATATTCGGCATTCGGGTCCTCCTCTTGGGCAAAGAGCGAAAACATGGCCAAGGAGGAAAAGCAGAGTGTCCCTAAGATTAAGCGCTTAAGCATCTTAGTGGTCCTTACAAGTCGTTTCAAAACCCTCTGACGCGTCTCACTGACACCGATCTGAACGTTTCGAGAACAAGCGCAACCGGGTTTTGAAACTGATTCTAGTGAACAAAAGGGCGGTTTTGTGACTCGATACAAGGCCGAGCAGCAATTATACGTCAAATGGAGTCGGATGTAACCGGAATACGCTCTCCTGTTGGCGGGCGTTTGCGCGACGTGACAAAAGGAGCCTGCCTTGTTCCCCCGGGGGCAGCGCCATAGGATTCCGACAGTGTGCTGTTGCCATTCGTTTCCTATTTGTACGCCGTGAACTTGCCATGTCAGATTCAACCCCCACAGACAATCGTCCCACCAATCGCCTGTCTGGGGAAACCAGCCCCTATTTGTTGCAGCATGCTTACAACCCGGTGGATTGGTATCCCTGGGGGGAGGAAGCGATTCAAAAGGCGCGCGATGAGGACCGGCCGATTTTTCTTTCGATTGGTTACAGCGCTTGCCATTGGTGTCATGTGATGGAACACGAGAGCTTTGAGAATTCGACAATCGCTGCGGTGATGAATGAGCGGTTTGTGAACATCAAAGTCGATCGCGAAGAACGGCCCGACTTGGATCAGATTTATATGAACGCCGTGCAATTAATGACCGGTCGCGGCGGTTGGCCGATGTCGGTGTTTCTGACACCGGAGCTGAAACCGTTTTATGGCGGCACTTATTTTCCACCCGAGGCGCGAATGGGGATGCCCGGTTTTCCTGACATTCTCGTCCGTGTGAGTGAAGTCTGGCAGGAGCGGCGTGAGGAACTGCTGGAAAGCGCGGAGAAATTAACGGCGGCGATCAGCGACATGGTCCCGCCCGCGGCGGCGGACGCGGCGCCGGGTGAAGAGACATTGCGTAGTGCCATGCAAGCCTTGCTGCGCAGTAGCGACGGCACGCATGGCGGATTCGGAGCCGCTCCCAAATTCCCACACCCCATGGATATTCGGTTGCTGCTGCGTTGTTGGCAACGTTTTCAAAATGAAGAGGCGCTGGAGGTGGTTAAATTGGCGCTCGACAAAATGGCTGCCGGTGGAATCTATGATCAACTAGGCGGAGGGTTCCATCGCTATTCCACCGACCACCGTTGGCTGGTGCCGCACTTCGAAAAAATGCTCTACGACAATGCGCTGCTGACCAGCAGTTATGTGGAGGCCTATCAGGCAACCGGCGATACGGATTATGCCCGCATTGTCCGCGAAACACTCGACTACACACTCAAAGAAATGACACAGCCGCAGGGCGGGTTTTACAGTACGCAGGACGCCGATAGCGAAGGTGTGGAGGGGAAATTCTTCGTCTGGTCGGAGCAGGAGATCGTCAAACTCTTGGGCGAAGTGGATGCGCGGCTATTTAATAGTTATTACGACGTCACCCCCCGCGGCAATTGGGAAGGGCACACGATTCTCAACCGCCCCCGCCCACACGACGAAGCTGCTGCAGCGTTGGGAATTGACCCGCAGGAATTGCGAGAGAAACTGACGGCCTGTCGCGAAACGTTATTCGCTGTCCGTGCGAAACGCATTGCACCGCAGCGCGATGACAAAGTGCTGGTTGCCTGGAATGGCCTGATGATCGCCGCCATGGCGCAGGCCGGCCGCGTTTTGGGTGACGAACGATACCTCTCCGCCGCAGTGGACGCCGCTGAGTTTGTGTTGGGGGAAATGCGGAACGAATCCGGACGGTTGTTGCATAGCTACAAAGATGGCCGCGCGCGATTCAATGCCTACCTCGACGACTATGCTTGCTTTGTCGATGGACTGGTGGAGTTGTATCAAGCGACCTTTGAGGAAAAGTATCTCGAAGTGGCAGCCGAATTGGCGACGACGATGATCGACCAGTTTCACGAACCAGAGCAGGGGGGATTCTACTACACCAGCCACGACCACGAGCAGTTGATCACGCGGCAGAAAGATCTGCAGGACTCAGCAACCCCGTCGGGCAACAGCATGGCAACGACAGGTTTATTGAAGTTGGCCCGGCTCACGAGCCGTCGCGATCTGGAAGACATTGCACTCGGCACTTTACGGATGCTTTCCGGCATGGTGGAAAAACACCCTTCAGCGGCCGGACAAGCCTTGCTGGCTGTCGATTTTCTCATCGGCCCCACGCATGAAATCGTGTTGGTCGACGGCAGCAATGCGGAGGAAGGGAACGCCGTTTTCCATGAACTCGAATCGCGGTTCCTACCAAACAAAGTCGTCGTCCGAACATCGGCTGCCTCGTCGCCATCCGCTCTTCTCGGGCCGTTGGTCGAAGGCAAGACGGCGTTAGAGAACAACGCAACGGTGTTTCTCTGTCAGCAAGGGACGTGCGCTGCGCCGGTCCGAGGCGACGATCTTAAAGCGGCGCTGGACTCACTTGTCACAAAGATGTGACATCCGTCAATAAAATGTCACACCTTATGACAGTAAGTTGGAAATTCAACAACGTTTTTGTTGGAATCCGTTAACTCCTCTCACGAATCAGTTGCAGTCAGCGTATACTTTGCCGAGTCTCTGCTCTGCGGTGATAACTACAATTACGTATTCGCGAATTCGAGAGGAGAAAACCATGCTGGCGCGCATCGGTTGGTTTGTCGCGGTCTCGTTGGTTGTTGGGTGTGCAGAATCGACGCCACCAAAACCGTCGTCTCCACCAAAACCTTTGGCGGAGCCGAAGGCTGAGAAATCCGCTACTGTCGATCCCGAAATAAAAACTGCAGATCCTGCGAAAGAGGCTGTGGATCCCCCGAAAGACGCTCCGCCGGTGATCGATCCGGTGGCAACTGCACTGCGTGGGAAACCTGTGGGCTTATCAGCGGTCAAAAGTGTGCGATTCAATCCCGAGGGTAACCGTTTGGCGGTTGGCAGCGGTGATGGGGTTGT from Symmachiella dynata encodes:
- a CDS encoding STAS domain-containing protein, whose protein sequence is MLELATGWQLQVENSTDWIFVRIEKIGTESVLPPLAESLWSLGEQQQIQRFILEVANPVWMTSYLIGQLILLHKRANLEGGTLRLCGLSDDNHSVLRRMGLGDRFPNHASREDAVMGHMPSKPR
- a CDS encoding TerC family protein, translated to MDVFLPFVSLVFLSAGLGIDNGLLIEFSLKTLNLEPRKHLIWRSVALLMAALLRIVFLFSLSRLSFLERPLPDYAWLPNRWFSAHADELTWMSLVLFAGGLIILFMAVWEYYHKLRAEMDGPHHGETATETGTGRMLAVVFYLASMNILFSLDSVFAAVAIMDLDTQFGWMVAAILLASLVMVFGMIPISAIIAKNKHFGVLMLSILAVIATKLLVDGTGAHFSNGLLIFIIGILLLNDAAQAVIDRAAAKRKLRMAARQK
- a CDS encoding sugar phosphate isomerase/epimerase family protein encodes the protein MTDNISRRSLLTSSMAAAGAGLMLAAPTPTPAADADARPKSEPFRYCLNMGTIRGQNLTLVEEIETAAKAGYDGVEPWSRKIDAYVKEGGSLKDLGKRISDLGLTVDSAIAFANWIVDDDAKRAQALEEAKRNMDALAQIGGTRIAAPPAGATDQADLDLFKAAQRYRALLELGDQMGIVPQVEVWGFSKSLARLGEAVFVAIESGHPNACLLPDVYHVYKGGSDFGGLQMVAGNSIHVFHANDYPADPPRETINDSHRVYPGDGIAPLTEIYQTIYNSGFRGTLSLELFNRDYWKQDALTVAQTGLEKMRTSVQKAIA
- a CDS encoding DUF1570 domain-containing protein, producing MRAITRHIRICCSVTCIVLAVALPPLFAETVEQVVFRDEQQQQHAVTGRILVEAADGGVMLQSADGAIAAIAAEQIVEREKRDEPFRPLTAEELGAQLKQEFGDRFEITRTKHYLICSDAGAAYADWCGGLLERLYAGFENYWSRRNFEFTEPQFPLTAIVFANQRDFAAFATADAGPETATAKGYYSLKTNRVVLYDLSKMKQNRAARNVAEINRRMARTPFNTATVVHEATHQIAFNCGLHTRYADNPLWFTEGMAMFFETPDLRSRSGWKTIGKLNSVRMNRFKQFGRRRTADSLRTLIESDARLLDAQTAEDAYAESWALSYFLLKTRGDDYADYLKTLAAKKPLRFGTPQERIAEFQSAFGEDLNKLEQEWLRFMQRAK
- a CDS encoding thioredoxin domain-containing protein → MSDSTPTDNRPTNRLSGETSPYLLQHAYNPVDWYPWGEEAIQKARDEDRPIFLSIGYSACHWCHVMEHESFENSTIAAVMNERFVNIKVDREERPDLDQIYMNAVQLMTGRGGWPMSVFLTPELKPFYGGTYFPPEARMGMPGFPDILVRVSEVWQERREELLESAEKLTAAISDMVPPAAADAAPGEETLRSAMQALLRSSDGTHGGFGAAPKFPHPMDIRLLLRCWQRFQNEEALEVVKLALDKMAAGGIYDQLGGGFHRYSTDHRWLVPHFEKMLYDNALLTSSYVEAYQATGDTDYARIVRETLDYTLKEMTQPQGGFYSTQDADSEGVEGKFFVWSEQEIVKLLGEVDARLFNSYYDVTPRGNWEGHTILNRPRPHDEAAAALGIDPQELREKLTACRETLFAVRAKRIAPQRDDKVLVAWNGLMIAAMAQAGRVLGDERYLSAAVDAAEFVLGEMRNESGRLLHSYKDGRARFNAYLDDYACFVDGLVELYQATFEEKYLEVAAELATTMIDQFHEPEQGGFYYTSHDHEQLITRQKDLQDSATPSGNSMATTGLLKLARLTSRRDLEDIALGTLRMLSGMVEKHPSAAGQALLAVDFLIGPTHEIVLVDGSNAEEGNAVFHELESRFLPNKVVVRTSAASSPSALLGPLVEGKTALENNATVFLCQQGTCAAPVRGDDLKAALDSLVTKM